CTCTTGCATGTGGTCTGAGTTTTACTCCTCTGAAAACTGCAACTGCcgcagttttgttttgttagctGAGTTTTTATTATGTACCAACTAAGGAAATCAAAATGTGAGTGAAATATTGTTTAATAATATTAGTACCTCCTTTTTTTGGCTCTCTTAATGGAGTTTATGGAGATGTGGCCTTTAGTGAGAGAATTTCTAGTTAGAACTTAAAGAGCTCAAAGTACATAGCTGTATCTCATACTGGTTGGAGATTAATTTAATCTTCTATCAGACTTTTAATGGTATCATCCCTCTGTTTGTGTAAGGGAAACAAGAGAATACAGTTCAGaaagtataaaataaatcacataCACCGCCAACACACAAATAACCCAATATAAATCCAGAAAATAGTACCAAAAACATCCAAACTTCCGTCATACAAGTTGAAACAAAATGCACCTGCAGGCAGTTAAATTCTAAGCTGTTTGCTGTACTTTTTCCACAGACTGTGTTGCATATAACAATTAATTATGGACTGTAATGCATGCTTCAGGACAGGCTTTTCTAGTGTGCTAAACAATGCAAACATTTTCTTTACAAACTCCTGCAAGGACAGCTATATGAATAATGTGGGTGAACCCAAAAACCAGTTATactggtgtgaatcaggagtaatgTAAAGCCAGTGATAAGTTACCCTCTTATAAATCCAGAATAAGTGAGATCACAGTCGGACCCTTGAGTATTTGTTCACTTGCTTTCTTGCGTATTAGGTGGCTTTCATGCAACAGTTTCCAAATCTGAGTTATAACTTGATGAATGAAGATGCAGTGAGGTAATAAAGTATAGTCTAGCCAAAGGGCAAGGAACATCTATAGACACACATCTGGATACATGTATATagataaaatacacacacaagatGAACTATCCTCAGCCAAGTAAAACAGCAGTCCTGAGATTTGCAGCTATAGAATTGAACTATTGCCCATGGAATATATGTCCCCATGGAACTGCTGTATTTCTCAGGATGCATGTAATCAGCTTTGGACCAGAAGCtgattctcttcccctctctcaccccccccccgccccatcctttCCTCTTTTAAATATAAGTAGTATTTCCAAAACTGTATGATAGCTCAGCATGATAAATCCTGCTTGTAAACCCTGAGCCTTTTTCCCAAACCGGGCGTGCCAGTGCAGCTTGCACTGTAGTGCAAACAGACCCCCAAAAAATGAGAGAGGAAggtaaaatgaatttaaattccAAAGGGGTTTCAGAGCTGGTTTCCTAGTTCCCGAGTCAGCTATGTGTTTGTGAAAATTCAGCCTTTTTGTCCCTTAGAAAAAAAGGGCTAAATCTACATCGGTGGCCCAGTCTAGGTTTGCTATTCTTTGCATTTTCTATTCAAGTGAATGAGAGTGAATGAAGTGGCCTGGGACCCTTTATTTGATCTACTCAATTGCATAAAGTGACagaattctaatatatttgtttAATGCTCTTCAATGGGGCTTTCACTTGCTAACTTGCAAATGAAGCCTCGATCTGCAAagttttgtcctttttctttctcccttttttttttttttttagcaggggGACATATTTCATAACTTGGGCCATGGTGTGAAGTGATCTCGAGAGGAGTTTTAGATTTGAAAAGTGGAAAATAAAGAAACAGATGTGAAGTTATTGTAAATTCCTATCGTGGGCTCTGGGGCTATTGTACACCCACTGCAGGCGGTCCAAAGCTTCTCTTTTTCATGCTATAATTGAAACATATTAATTAGATAATTTGTTgttagtttaaaagaaacaaatacagCCTCTCCAAGGCTTCACAGCCtggattcctttttttttttttttttttttaatccaccaAGTGACAATTGTATTGAGATTTAAAGATAATCCTGCACAGAAATCTACAAAGATCTAAAGTTCCCGATCTGTGCTAAggagcactaaaaaaaaaaaaaaaaaaaaaaaagattttgcttGTAAAATCCCCTCACAGGGATCGCTGTGAGCTTCTTTTCAGGCTACCTGGCAAGATTACTCAAGACACGATTGGAGgccatacttgaaaactgtggaaagaaaataaatattctttaGTGTCAGAAGGATCCTGGCTCCTTTCAATAGGGTGACTCGGTCCTGTTGGGTTGGAGTCTGCTCTCACAGCGGACAAAAATAAGAAATATACCGCCTAGAATGTATCCAGACCTTATGCATTGAAATGAAGCAAAAATCCGAGTGGCAAAGCACGACTGGGTTTTTGCTGGCTTGCCTTACACTCTGGAGTTGGAATAcactcactctgtctctctctctctctctctctcaaaaaaaaaaaagctttctgtCTGAAATTCCGTGCCCCTTACATCAAAGTATACGCTTAGCTTAAAATTTATCAGTGGCAAAAATAATTGCAAAGCGCCCTTAAGTAAAGTCTCCAAACAAGATTCCAGCTCGGGAACCTGTGGTGTGTGtttcattcctcccccccccccccccccccccgttataTTTTGCTGTTTTATTTCAGATCTGAGTTTATTGACTTTGGACTTGAGCCATTAGAGATTTAACAAGACAAAGCAGTAAATTCAAGGGACGctctgaattgcttatttgttGGCATACCTTTGAGATAAGTATCTCAACCTTTACCAATGAAAGAGCAAAAAGAATGCCTTGTGAGTTTcctattaaaatttaaataatcaGCACCCATTATGGTCTCTTTCTGGTAGCTTAATATGAAAGAGAGTGCTGGATATTGCCAAGAAAACCGCGCATGTGGCAAATTGTGGTAGTGATTGTTTACAGATGTAAAAATTGCATTGAATAACATAAGAAAGAGAaatgattttaaagggtttttttttagatTCCTTCTCTAGCAGGGATTATATGGAAAACAGAATCATTTTTAAAGGTGTAACTACTGTATGGTTTAAAATTACCCTGCCAGTGTAACTAGATGCAGTCCAGTCCCATCTTCTCAGTTGAGTTCAGATTTCAtctccgattttttttttttttttacactgttggattttttttaaagaactcgTAGGAAAATGTAGGTCATCGCTTGTTTAGGAAAAGTTTGTCAAGTTTTGTGTCCATTGATCTGGTGATAAGTTTTGAATGCTTTCTTTAGCTGATCGTGTTGATATAATCGTGAGTTGGACTTGATGAATGAGTTCAGTTGTCCCCCATCTGACAAGCTTTAGCAGCTTCATGCATTTTAATCAGCCCAATGATTCATGTATTTtccacctttttttttcctgtgtgtggGATccgttctttaaaaaaaaaaaaaaaaagaaagaaaagaaaaaaaaagtgtcgcAACTGGATTGATTATATTCTACATTAACCTTAAACTTTTTTCAAGCACCTTACTATATGTATTTAAGGGAGATGGGGTTGTCGCTATCTCTCAAATGTCTACATCTACAGACCCATAGAAATATACCTCTTTAAAATCATTTACAATGTATTCTTGCATCCTGTAGGTTCATTAGAATAcaatgtcttttttctttttaataagtaTTTAAGTATCTCATTGTAATGTAACTAAATTATTTGAACTGTCTCGCCTCTGAAAGGCTAACACTCTAGTTTTATTTGATTATCTCATGAATTTGAATCATGGATTCTCAATAATTCTGTAGAATCCTTGCAAAAtcctaaaaataaatgaaaaagaaacGCATTGGAAACTCTGAAATCCAGATTTCAAGTAGTTTACCTTAATtttctttgtataaaataatTATCTGTTGATTTACAGATAAAAGAATAATACTGTATGTTACAGTGTgtaatgtagttttttttaaaaaaaagatgtttagTTAATATAGATGACAGAACAATAGCTGTCgtaattaaaatactttaaagaGGTTTAACTCAACGATAAAATAGAATGCAATGTTTTATATTAAGGTTTGGAAATATTTTGATCTACCTCTTGTATTACAAAATTCTAATGCTTCTAGTCTTTAAAGatgttttaaaatctgatttgCAATCTAGTATTTCAAAGGTTCGTTTATTGTTATAGTTATTCGAGAAAAAGTATCTATGCGTGTGTATTgtatgcatacatacatacacacacacacaaatatataggTAGTATATAGGTATATAATGCACACACCTATATAGGAATGAAAAGTGCACGTTTGGATGTGTACACACGCATTATATATATTACGTATGTTATATATACTAATGTAGTCTATGAACTGTAGCTTGATTTCCATTTGGTAGTCATTTGAGAATGACCATCTTATGTAGAAAACTACTGTATTTTATTAAACAATTATATTTATAGATGATTCTCTTCCTCCTATGACAAATGTATGTAGATAATCTAAAAATTGAAATACAATATTTCCCCCTAAATTAATGTTGTGATTTTCCTGATACAAACTCTTCAAAAAGACGAATAAGAAAGTAAATCtgaatttacatattttaatgagAAAATAGTATTTGGACGACTAGGTTCATAATTTAACGTAgacactttgtttttttttttttacttttgtcttAAAACACGCATGCTGGTAACAAGAACATCAATATTTAAAATGCCATGCTCATTctgtacaaagaaaaaaattaaaaaggaatttcTTTACAGCTGCGATGAACACTACAACGTTTTGTTTTTGACTTTAACTTAAGCGGTTCACAAGAGTTCGGTTTCCAGCAAACTACCTAAAACTAGAAAGGAATATAGCAAACAAAAGTGCATGTTACACATTTAATAATCATTCCTATTCACAGACATTTACAGCGTACCCCAGCACCCTCTCAGTTTGTCTGAAAAGTTCCAACAGAAAACAGGAATACCTCCCATAGTCTGAACCTGTTGTGGTACTTCCCTACACTTCACCAGTGACTTGAGCAGCTTTACATAAGCTACCTTAGGTTGTCTACTTGGTAgtggatttgtttttatttttcttttcttaaaccataaataaatagcttttaaaaaatcgACGTAATTAGAAGGTTAACAGACAAAttaactccccctccccttccacctgAAAATTAAACATCCACATGACAACAGGTACTGCAAAAGAGGACCTCATTTGATTCACAGGACAGATTGAAGTTCAGTATTTACATTAGAACAGCAGTTTTGTAAACAATATACGTTTTCAGTGTGAACTGATGTCTTGCCATTTGCATGGTTTCCTGTCCTTTTGTACTTAATACGCATTCTTGTATACAAATCTTGATCCACAGTGGATACAGATTTgtaacttccccaaaacaaactATGCCGAAGCCAATGGAACTTTTCAGCCATTGGATGGTAACTGGCCATCTCTCAAGTTATGGGGACCGGTTTAATACTTTCATTGTAATGCTGTAATaggtatggagatagatagatagatagatctataTGATATAGTCcgtgtcattttaaaaagtaattcacGAGGGGTTCGGGTAGATCCTGCAATCTTTAAACTctgtgtaaaaaaataaattggaaacGAAACTTTTAAGTGTTTCCAAAATCCAGCTGATTTGTCACTTGGAAACTGGAAACATGAACTGTTTGCACGAAGCCATCTGCAACCACTTCAGACTCTTTATGGTTTTAAAGACAGGTCCCGTGGAAGAATGTTGCTCTTCCcagacaaaggaaggaaaagaggCAAGCTGTGCCGGGGTTGTCTAACTCTCCAGCACTCATTTCAGTGGGGGAAGGTGCCTTAAGTACCTTTGGAAACCTAGTGATGCAAATGGCACTTTATACACAcgctggggggggacggggactaGACCACTTTTCGAGTGTTTAAAACTAAGTTAAGGAGCACCCCACAAACCGGCACGGGCTCGAGCCATTAAAGAAGGGTACGCCAGAGAGGCAAACCAAAGACCGCTTCCATGAATAGCAAACCTCAAGTGTTCCCGCCGGCAGTTTTCTCTCCTCTCGAGGAGCAAGAAAAGGCCGAGGAAAGTTTGGCGCGAGCCGCGGAGCGTCCAGGCCGGGCTGGCCGTGTCAGTGCACGGCTACCGAGTGCAGGGCCGAGGCGGGGCTGGTCAGGGTCTCGCTGGGCGTCGCGGGGCTGCTTTGGCTGGTGGCTGTTTGGGAAGAGGTCGGGCTGAGCGAGGGGGGCGAGTTCGAGAGGATGGTGGGGATGGGCGCCGGCAGGGCCGGCAGGGCCGGCACCGCCGCCGGGGTGGGTTTGATGGGCACCGGGATGGCTGGCAAAGTCTGGCCCCCGTGGCACAGGGGCTTGAGGGGCACGCCGTAGGCACTGTAATCGCCGCTGGCCATGGAGATGGGGGTGGCCGTGTCTATCATGCCGGGGCTGTACATGTGGGGCCAGCCGGTGCCAATGGAGCTGCCCACCGTAGTCAACTGGTTGGGGAGCGGGTAGGCGGCCGGCATGGGCTGCATGGCGGAGAAGGCCAGCCCGCCCGGCATCTTGTACTCGCGGGCGATGATGTTCTCGATGGCGAAGGGGTGCTTGAAGCCGGAGGGCTGGGAGACCCCCAGGCTGTAGGTGGACATCTGCGGCAGGTGGGTGCCGCCGGCCGCCAGGGCGCTGAGCCGCAGCTTGGCCTGCTGCTGCAGGTACTGGGCCGCGTCCGCCGGCTTGCTGGGGGCCAGGTGGTCGGACTTGAGCACCTTGAAGCGCTTGCGGCGCCGCAGGAAGCTGCCGTTCTCGAACATGTCGCCGCAGCTCGGGTGCAGCGCCCAGAAGCTGCCCTTGCCCGGCTGGTCGGGCCGGCGCGGGATCTTGATGAAGCAGTCGTTGAAGGAGAGGTTGTGGCGCAGGGAGTTCTGCCAGCGCTGCGTGTTCTCCCGGTAGTAGGGGAACCGGTCCATGATGAACTTGTAGATCTCGCTCAGGGGCAGCATCTTCTCCGGCGAGCTCTGGATGGCCATGGCCGTCAGCGAGATGTAGGAGTAGGGCGGCTTCTGGTCGCTGTACGTGTTCCTGCCCGGGCGAGGCATCTTCGCTGGGGGACCCGCCGAGATCTGCGGAGGGGCGAGCGGGGTAAGGCAGGGGGCAGGCGGGCTACGCTTTAAAGCTGGCCTGGGTGTGTGTGcgcgagggggggaggggaagggcaggcGTGTGAGGCACTAATAGGAGACAGATCGGAGTTGATCCCCCAGGGGTACAAACACCCAAACCCCTCCAGCCCCACGGGGGGAAGCGATCTACCCCTCTCCCGAGCTAGCCACCGCGCTCAGCCGCTAAGTTACTTCAGCTGTTTCTCTGCCGGCTGGGGACCCCTTGCAGCAGGGCAGAGAAGGGGCTGGGGACCCCcctggagctgggcagagaaggGGCTGGAAGGGGACCCTCCCCGCCAGCAATGCCCACCTTAAAGTTGCTGGAAGTTGACAGTCCGCATCCGGGATGCAGCTGGGAGTCTGGTCTTCTTTTCCGATCCCTCCCGGTTCTCACGCTCCCTTTCCGGCCGCTCCGCTTAGTTTTAGTCCTGAGGAAGCAGGGAGCTGGCTGGTCTGTGGGAATCCTCTcgctcccctcccttctcctcgGAAGGCGGAATCAGGGATTGGGTTGTTTCACCCCCAGCGGCAGCTGGAACGGAGCAGGGGCTCGCTTGCTTCTCTGCAGCCGAGATGAGCTAAGTACTTGCCTCCATGTCCTTCCTCTAACCATCTGATAGTTTTATGTGGTGACATGAGCAGAAAAGACCCCTGTAGAGGCGCTTCATTAATGTGCCACTTCTTTGCTATCATATGACAATCGccttgggaggagggagagggggaggagggtgggctgaAAGAAAGGCATAATCTGGTTTCATTTACACCTATTTACATGGACACCTTGGGCCAATAGGAATCATTTCCATTTGAAGACAAGGCGAGGGGTGAAAAGGCTCAGCAACCGGAATTGAAGTGTGATGGCACCCAGTAACAGTGTGCGTGCGAAGGTATGCACTAACCTTTCTGTGGACTTTGCCAGGGAGCTTAGTCTGCAATTCACACTTACAAATGGAGCTGCTGAGCAGTGGGATGTTTGACATGGAAATTGCTTGGCTGGGGTATTCTGTTTGTTCTGCATTGTTATCTGATTTGTATTGTTGGCTAACTCAAGGCAAGGCTTTTTCCTCTAACGAGAGACTTTCTCTTTGCCAAATCAAACGGAGCCCAAGCCTGGTTTCCAAAGGGTTAGGCTGATGAAAATGCAGTGTTGGGGTCCTACGTAACAAACATGTCGAAGTTTTCATTACTTTGTGAGCTACTTCCCCTGAAATTTAGAAATGAGTTGTCTTGTTATCACCAACGTTTTGGTCTTAACAAACTTGTGGTCATACTGAAAAGAAAACACCATGGGTTATTTTAGATATTGGAGAGTCTGATTTATGTAAATTGCCTCTCAGTTGGATTTCAGACCTGTGGCAATTTTACTGGATCCCAGGCGATACAAGTAACAGCTGTGACTGTAAAAACAATGTTTAATCATAGTTCCTGTTCTAACCAGGCAAACATCAGATTATACCTTCACACTAATGTATGCAGTACTGTTTAAGAACTGGATTATTTATCCCATCTACCTTGTTAACATGTTAAATAAGGTTTAATCT
The Eretmochelys imbricata isolate rEreImb1 chromosome 10, rEreImb1.hap1, whole genome shotgun sequence genome window above contains:
- the FOXB1 gene encoding forkhead box protein B1; the encoded protein is MPRPGRNTYSDQKPPYSYISLTAMAIQSSPEKMLPLSEIYKFIMDRFPYYRENTQRWQNSLRHNLSFNDCFIKIPRRPDQPGKGSFWALHPSCGDMFENGSFLRRRKRFKVLKSDHLAPSKPADAAQYLQQQAKLRLSALAAGGTHLPQMSTYSLGVSQPSGFKHPFAIENIIAREYKMPGGLAFSAMQPMPAAYPLPNQLTTVGSSIGTGWPHMYSPGMIDTATPISMASGDYSAYGVPLKPLCHGGQTLPAIPVPIKPTPAAVPALPALPAPIPTILSNSPPSLSPTSSQTATSQSSPATPSETLTSPASALHSVAVH